In Tachypleus tridentatus isolate NWPU-2018 chromosome 7, ASM421037v1, whole genome shotgun sequence, a genomic segment contains:
- the LOC143255847 gene encoding toll-like receptor 4, translated as MITVAFVTSVLWLAGLVVSEKIWQRTIQDVLRASVDFSDPEFYLRSSSSCLIAGVKNALQVSSEMCFCIPSQDISNKNITTLVIQDTAITSILSEAFQNLTNLESLEIFQNRVTDVRPYAFYGLHKLRFLNLAANSIERLDRDTFIGLENLEEIILLRNSITELRFVMPAMTSSILPSILHIDLGGNPLQRVESDDFIGLETGKLEYLRLHFCYITYIDPQAFVPLHNILGIHLADNKLTIENLKETLKIFQSRNLAKININLPGLEEFPKDVLSVLVNSSVHELYLSSFETITLKNGSFPVMPNLTSLHMPSSQVKEIENGAFDPLINLKNIFLQKSFLKQFPEALIKPQFQVIDLTGFRDDSFRFFIPKWAFANMSDLRELTLNNRRLVTLRNETFFGLYKLEKLSLKNCDISYVDHAFLNLHSLVFLDLSENSLFQLDATAVNTVSSLSTLVHLDISNTILSELKLEKLLYDLKNLEFLDVTDNFLQNLSPGLFQNLKNLTTLKLSNNHIETWNNNIFSTNSKLSKVDLSNNAIRKVSKEMIEDFKILNELSLGTNPFLCSCELRLFLLWLKYTNISIMHFKTTHSQIHYTCTEPSYLQNFPLRNVSLELEKQCQNNLTTKTQKAIILITIIVILFVVLVTVFGAYIYHQRVLKKRHYDQYNTSTKFQFDAFVSYSASDSDWVFNRLIPELENEMRNLKLCVYDRDFVAGRNISDCILDSVKNSRKVILVLSPSFIQSRWCKFETELAQHILVDGQREGLVLIKLRELDLNTLTPELHYLLKSKIYLAWSNDLHHQDVFWKKLHQTLTA; from the coding sequence ATGATCACTGTTGCATTTGTAACTAGTGTGTTATGGCTGGCAGGCTTGGTTGTTTCTGAGAAGATATGGCAACGAACCATTCAGGACGTTCTTCGAGCTTCTGTGGACTTCAGTGATCCAGAATTTTATCTCAGAAGTTCCAGCTCCTGTTTGATAGCAGGTGTAAAAAATGCACTCCAGGTCTCCAGCGAAATGTGCTTCTGTATACCATCCCAGGACATCAGCAATAAGAACATCACAACTCTCGTCATCCAAGATACCGCCATCACCTCTATTCTTAGCGAGGCCTTCCAGAATCTTACAAACTTAGAAAGTttggaaatatttcaaaatcgAGTAACAGATGTGAGGCCTTATGCTTTTTATGGTTTACATAAACTTCGCTTCTTGAACCTAGCAGCGAATTCCATTGAACGACTGGATCGTGATACTTTCATTGGGCTAGAAAACCTAGAAGAAATTATTCTTTTAAGAAACAGCATAACAGAACTACGATTTGTCATGCCGGCCATGACGTCTTCTATTCTTCCATCTATACTACATATTGATCTTGGTGGTAACCCACTACAAAGGGTGGAATCTGATGATTTCATTGGCCTTGAAACAGGTAAACTTGAATATCTGCGCTTACATTTCTGCTATATAACTTATATAGATCCACAAGCTTTCGTCCCTCTTCATAATATTCTCGGAATTCATCTTGCAGACAATAAACTAACcatagaaaatttaaaagaaactttaaaaatatttcagtcaaGAAACTTagccaaaataaatattaatctacCTGGACTTGAAGAGTTTCCAAAGGATGTACTTTCGGTTTTAGTCAATTCGTCTGTTCACGAACTATATCTTAGTAGCTTTGAAACAATCACTTTAAAAAATGGAAGCTTTCCAGTGATGCCTAACCTAACATCTTTACACATGCCTTCTTCTCAAGTGAAAGAGATTGAAAATGGCGCTTTCGACCCTTTGATTaacttaaagaatatttttttgcAAAAGTCTTTTCTGAAACAATTCCCAGAAGCTCTGATTAAGCCACAGTTTCAAGTGATAGACCTGACTGGGTTTCGTGACGATAGTTTCCGTTTTTTTATTCCTAAGTGGGCTTTTGCTAACATGAGTGATCTGAGAGAACTCACTCTGAATAACAGACGTTTGGTAACcttaagaaatgaaacatttttcgGATTGTATAAATTAGAAAAACTTAGCTTAAAAAATTGTGACATAAGTTATGTCGATCACGCCTTTTTAAACTTACATTCTCTTGTTTTTTTAGATCTCAGTGAGAATTCTTTGTTTCAGCTTGATGCCACAGCTGTAAATACAGTTTCAAGTTTGTCCACTTTGGTACATCTCGACATTAGCAACACAATTTTGTCCgaattaaaacttgaaaaactATTATACGACTTAAAGAACCTGGAATTCTTAGATGTAACtgataattttttacaaaatctTTCTCCAGGTTTGTTCCAGAACTTAAAAAATCTAACGACCCTGAAATTATCAAATAATCATATTGAAACTTGgaacaataacatattttcaaCTAACTCCAAGCTTAGTAAGGTAGATTTATCGAATAATGCCATACGCAAAGTATCGAAAGAAATGATAGAGGACTTCAAGATTTTAAATGAATTAAGTCTTGGAACAAACCCTTTTTTATGTTCTTGTGAGTTAAGATTATTTTTGCTTTggttaaaatacacaaatatttctaTAATGCATTTTAAAACGACCCATTCCCAAATCCACTACACATGTACGGAACcttcttatttacaaaattttcctTTGAGAAATGTGTCACTAGAATTAGAAAAACAATGCCAAAACAATTTGACAACTAAAACGCAAAAGGCTATTATTTTGATCACAATTATcgtaatattatttgttgttttagtcACTGTTTTTGGAGCATACATATATCACCAAAGAGTACTTAAAAAGCGCCATTATGACCAATATAATACGAGTACAAAATTCCAGTTTGATGCATTTGTGTCATACAGCGCGTCTGACTCAGACTGGGTGTTTAATCGCTTAATCCCTGAATTGGAAAATGAAATGCGTAACTTAAAACTCTGTGTTTACGACCGCGACTTTGTAGCTGGTCGAAATATCAGTGACTGTATATTAGATAGCGTCAAAAATAGCAGAAAAGTGATTCTCGTCCTTTCACCTAGCTTCATCCAAAGTCGCTGGTGTAAGTTTGAAACTGAACTGGCGCAACACATATTAGTGGATGGACAAAGGGAGGGATTGGTACTCATCAAACTACGAGAACTGGATCTGAATACATTGACGCCAGAACTTCACTATCTTCTAAAGTCGAAAATTTATCTGGCTTGGTCCAATGATTTACACCACCAGGACGTTTTCTGGAAGAAACTGCATCAAACTCTAACTGCATAA